In one Streptomyces venezuelae genomic region, the following are encoded:
- a CDS encoding response regulator transcription factor: MAHLLVVEDDPQLRGALVRALRDKGHAVATAPSGMAGLDAAVTSGPDLVVLDLGLPDVDGAQVLRMLRAVSDVPVIVATARDDEPGMVTVLEAGADDYIVKPFGAAQLDARIKAVLRRLGVTETEEPLRVGGLSIDPASREVTLDEAALDLTPREFDLLAYLARRPGQVVSRRELLAEVWQQPLGGADKTVDVHLSWLRRKLGETAQRPRYLHTVRTVGVKLAAPDGQGHSEEEPSEQGADQRAHGEHGPNENEQGGPA; this comes from the coding sequence ATGGCGCATCTTCTCGTCGTCGAGGACGACCCCCAGCTCCGCGGCGCGCTCGTACGGGCCCTGCGCGACAAGGGGCACGCCGTGGCCACCGCGCCGAGCGGCATGGCGGGGCTGGACGCGGCCGTGACCAGCGGGCCCGACCTGGTCGTGCTCGATCTGGGGCTGCCCGACGTCGACGGGGCGCAGGTGCTGCGCATGCTGCGGGCCGTCAGCGACGTCCCCGTCATCGTGGCGACGGCGCGGGACGACGAGCCCGGGATGGTCACCGTCCTGGAGGCCGGCGCGGACGACTACATCGTCAAGCCGTTCGGCGCCGCCCAACTCGACGCCAGGATCAAGGCCGTGCTGCGGCGGCTCGGCGTGACGGAGACCGAGGAGCCGTTGCGCGTGGGCGGCCTCTCCATCGACCCCGCCTCCCGCGAAGTCACCCTCGACGAGGCCGCGCTCGACCTGACGCCCCGCGAGTTCGACCTCCTCGCCTACCTGGCCCGCCGCCCCGGCCAGGTCGTCTCGCGCCGCGAACTCCTCGCCGAGGTCTGGCAACAGCCCTTGGGCGGCGCCGACAAGACCGTCGACGTCCACCTGTCCTGGCTCCGCCGAAAGCTCGGCGAGACGGCCCAGCGCCCCCGCTACCTGCACACCGTCCGCACGGTCGGCGTCAAACTCGCGGCCCCCGACGGGCAGGGCCACAGCGAAGAGGAACCCAGCGAGCAGGGAGCCGACCAGCGGGCCCACGGCGAACACGGCCCCAACGAGAACGAGCAGGGCGGCCCCGCCTGA
- a CDS encoding VTC domain-containing protein, giving the protein MNPAVRAIGRAATAAHPIALDEVNARAELLARFDNSYLVPVEIFEDLAALLTDPRRSGGPFRALSIGGKRWFRYHSTYYDTPDLGTFHDHRQGRRLRYRIRERVYRDSGERQFEIKLKSGRGETVKHRQRLEGDDHALDAVRLGFLDGVLRGSYGIEAPDGLTPSLVTDYQRATFVADGQRITCDAGLVVRDTATGRSAAADSGLVLVETKTKGHLTDADRVLHRYGVRAADFTKYCGGYAAVRPELGINKWARAVRTAFPRGARAGV; this is encoded by the coding sequence GTGAACCCCGCCGTACGCGCCATCGGCCGCGCCGCCACCGCCGCGCACCCCATCGCGCTGGACGAGGTCAACGCCAGGGCGGAGCTGCTCGCCCGCTTCGACAACAGCTATCTCGTACCGGTCGAGATCTTCGAGGATCTCGCCGCCCTGCTCACCGATCCACGCCGGTCCGGCGGCCCGTTCCGTGCGCTCAGCATCGGCGGCAAGCGCTGGTTCCGGTACCACTCGACGTACTACGACACTCCCGACCTCGGCACCTTCCACGACCACCGCCAGGGCCGACGGCTCCGCTACCGCATACGGGAGCGCGTCTACCGCGACAGCGGCGAGCGGCAGTTCGAGATCAAGCTGAAGAGCGGGCGCGGCGAGACCGTCAAGCACCGGCAGCGGCTGGAGGGCGACGACCACGCTCTCGACGCCGTGCGGCTCGGCTTCCTCGACGGCGTGCTGCGCGGGTCGTACGGCATCGAGGCACCGGACGGCCTCACCCCCTCGCTCGTCACCGACTACCAGCGGGCCACCTTCGTCGCCGACGGACAGCGCATCACCTGCGACGCCGGACTCGTCGTGCGGGACACGGCGACGGGACGCAGCGCCGCCGCCGACAGCGGGCTCGTGCTCGTGGAGACCAAGACGAAGGGCCACCTGACGGACGCCGACCGCGTGCTGCACCGGTACGGGGTGCGGGCGGCGGACTTCACCAAGTACTGCGGGGGGTACGCGGCGGTGCGGCCCGAGCTCGGCATCAACAAGTGGGCGCGGGCGGTGCGGACGGCGTTCCCGCGGGGTGCGCGCGCGGGGGTGTGA
- a CDS encoding type 1 glutamine amidotransferase family protein — protein MSLTSRKPVHLALYDTFADWETGHATAWLARFGYEIRTVAPSAEPVVSIGGLRVQPDLSLAELRPEDSSLLILPGADLWDTSDDLAPFAHTARAFLDAGVPVGAICGATAGLAREGLLDDRTHTSGASMYLAATGYKGGERYAEKDAVTDGDLITAGPTEPVAFAREIFARLGDVLDAEKLDAWYRLFHDSDPAAYETLNS, from the coding sequence ATGTCCCTCACGTCCCGCAAGCCCGTGCACCTGGCCCTCTACGACACGTTCGCCGACTGGGAGACGGGCCACGCCACGGCCTGGCTCGCCCGCTTCGGCTACGAGATCCGCACGGTCGCCCCGTCGGCCGAACCCGTCGTCTCCATCGGCGGCCTGCGCGTACAGCCCGACCTCTCCCTCGCCGAACTGCGCCCCGAGGACAGCTCCCTGCTGATCCTGCCGGGCGCGGACCTGTGGGACACGAGCGACGACCTCGCCCCGTTCGCCCACACGGCCCGCGCGTTCCTGGACGCGGGCGTCCCCGTGGGCGCGATCTGCGGAGCCACGGCCGGCCTCGCCCGCGAGGGCCTCCTGGACGACCGCACCCACACGAGCGGTGCGTCGATGTACCTGGCCGCCACCGGCTACAAGGGCGGCGAGAGATACGCCGAGAAGGACGCGGTGACCGACGGCGACCTGATCACGGCGGGCCCGACGGAGCCGGTCGCGTTCGCCCGCGAGATCTTCGCCCGCCTCGGCGACGTACTCGACGCCGAGAAGCTCGACGCGTGGTACCGCCTCTTCCACGACTCGGACCCGGCGGCCTACGAAACGCTGAACTCGTGA
- a CDS encoding DUF4956 domain-containing protein, with product MDSTLTLCAHLGLDLAAVALLTFGVFYPRHRRRELVPAYLALNVALFAIVAGLGTVGGDGGLALGFGLFGVLSIVRLRSDALQHQEVAYYFITLVLGLLCGLPALGLPVAALLAGVLLVVMYGADHPRLFARDRRTVVTLDSVHREEESLRAELARRLGEPLGWTVQEVDYVRDLMVLEVRFRQPEPSVTSRELTVRRRTTRSRTIAPSHPKETV from the coding sequence ATGGACAGCACACTGACCCTCTGCGCCCACCTGGGGCTCGACCTGGCCGCCGTCGCCCTGCTGACCTTCGGCGTGTTCTATCCGCGGCACCGCAGGCGCGAGCTCGTCCCCGCGTATCTCGCCCTGAACGTCGCGCTGTTCGCGATCGTCGCCGGGCTCGGGACGGTCGGCGGCGACGGCGGGCTCGCGCTCGGGTTCGGGCTCTTCGGCGTGCTCTCGATCGTGCGGCTGCGCTCCGACGCGCTGCAGCACCAGGAAGTCGCGTACTACTTCATCACCCTCGTGCTCGGCCTGCTCTGCGGGCTGCCCGCGCTCGGCCTGCCCGTGGCGGCGCTCCTCGCGGGTGTCCTGCTCGTCGTGATGTACGGCGCCGACCACCCCCGCCTCTTCGCGCGGGACCGGCGGACCGTCGTCACCCTCGACTCCGTCCACCGCGAGGAGGAGTCCCTGCGGGCCGAGCTCGCGCGGCGGCTCGGGGAGCCGCTCGGATGGACCGTCCAGGAAGTCGACTACGTACGTGACCTCATGGTCCTGGAAGTACGTTTCCGTCAGCCGGAACCTTCCGTGACCTCCCGGGAGTTGACGGTACGACGACGCACGACCCGGTCCCGCACGATCGCCCCCAGCCACCCGAAGGAGACCGTGTGA
- a CDS encoding sensor histidine kinase → MRRSLLLLTAATTALVLTALLVPLTLLTRSHAADRATAEATARAQWVAHALGPALATTDERETAEQTVESVNGKDLPSTSLILADGKVIGPRLGHGSAVTDPVRLARTGRAFTYETSSGGRLVLVPVQGAKDGTAVVQVTLSERQLYAGTLASWLVLVGIGVGLVLVGLLLADRLGARLVGATRRLARTADRLAAGDLTARAEPEGPPELRLIAGELNRLASRIDELLTAERENAADLAHRLRTPVAALRLDAETLRDPDEAHRIAADVLALERSVNDVIRKARRPLREAPRADLAAVARERTAFWAPLAEDQNRTVHTTTPDDGEVPVPVPADELTAALDALIGNVLDHTPHGTAFSLTVRRTSEGRAAELTVADEGPGFPDPGAAPDRGRSGAGSTGLGLDIARRTAEEAGGTFETATATPREGGARVTLTFPLPLTPPRAHPAGTPSAPPAPTC, encoded by the coding sequence ATGCGCCGCAGCCTTCTCCTCCTGACCGCCGCCACGACCGCCCTCGTCCTCACCGCGCTCCTCGTCCCCCTCACGCTCCTCACCCGGAGCCACGCGGCCGACCGCGCCACGGCCGAGGCGACCGCCCGCGCCCAGTGGGTCGCCCACGCCCTCGGCCCGGCCCTGGCGACCACCGACGAACGGGAGACGGCCGAGCAGACGGTCGAGAGCGTCAACGGCAAGGACCTGCCCAGCACTTCGCTCATCCTCGCCGACGGCAAGGTCATCGGCCCCCGGCTGGGACACGGGTCCGCCGTCACGGACCCGGTACGGCTCGCCCGCACCGGCCGCGCCTTCACCTACGAGACCAGCTCCGGCGGCCGCCTCGTCCTGGTCCCCGTACAGGGCGCCAAGGACGGCACGGCCGTCGTGCAGGTGACGCTCAGCGAACGGCAGTTGTACGCGGGCACGCTGGCGTCCTGGCTCGTGCTGGTCGGCATCGGCGTCGGCCTCGTGCTCGTGGGCCTGCTCCTCGCCGACCGGCTCGGCGCGCGTCTGGTCGGGGCGACGCGCCGGCTCGCCCGCACCGCGGACCGGCTGGCCGCCGGTGACCTGACCGCCCGCGCCGAGCCCGAGGGCCCGCCCGAACTGCGCCTGATCGCGGGCGAGCTGAACCGTCTCGCCTCCCGCATCGACGAGCTCCTCACCGCCGAGCGCGAGAACGCCGCCGACCTCGCGCACCGGCTCCGCACCCCCGTGGCCGCCCTGCGCCTGGACGCGGAGACCCTCCGCGACCCGGACGAGGCGCACCGCATCGCGGCGGACGTCCTGGCCCTGGAGCGCAGCGTCAACGACGTGATCCGCAAGGCGCGGCGCCCCCTGCGCGAGGCGCCGCGCGCGGATCTGGCGGCGGTGGCACGGGAACGTACGGCCTTCTGGGCTCCGTTGGCGGAGGACCAGAACCGGACCGTGCACACCACGACGCCGGACGACGGCGAGGTCCCCGTCCCCGTCCCCGCGGACGAACTCACCGCCGCTCTCGACGCCCTGATCGGCAACGTCCTGGACCACACCCCGCACGGCACGGCGTTCTCCCTCACCGTCCGCCGCACGTCCGAAGGGCGCGCGGCGGAGCTGACCGTCGCCGACGAGGGGCCCGGCTTCCCCGACCCGGGGGCCGCCCCCGACCGCGGCAGGAGCGGTGCGGGCTCCACGGGCCTCGGGCTGGACATCGCTCGCCGCACGGCGGAGGAGGCGGGCGGCACCTTCGAGACCGCGACGGCCACACCCCGGGAGGGCGGCGCCCGCGTCACGCTCACCTTCCCCCTCCCCCTCACACCCCCGCGCGCGCACCCCGCGGGAACGCCGTCCGCACCGCCCGCGCCCACTTGTTGA
- a CDS encoding MarR family winged helix-turn-helix transcriptional regulator: MPAPHTPQDLLTRTALTVFRLNGQFLTVSEELAKPAGLTAAWWQVLGAVLRDPLPVAGIARTMGITRQSVQRVADLLVREGLAEYAPNPAHRRAKLLRPTAEGRAAVAHIDPGHARLAARLADALGETEFAETARVLERLATVLDDVVDADARTGTSEA; the protein is encoded by the coding sequence ATGCCTGCCCCTCACACCCCCCAGGACCTGCTCACCCGCACCGCCCTGACGGTCTTCCGCCTCAACGGCCAGTTCCTCACCGTGTCCGAGGAACTGGCGAAGCCCGCAGGGCTCACCGCGGCCTGGTGGCAGGTGCTCGGCGCGGTGCTGCGCGACCCGCTGCCGGTCGCGGGCATCGCCCGCACCATGGGCATCACGCGCCAGAGCGTGCAGCGCGTCGCGGACCTCCTGGTCCGCGAGGGCCTCGCCGAATACGCCCCGAACCCGGCCCACCGCCGCGCCAAACTCCTCCGCCCGACGGCCGAGGGCCGGGCAGCCGTGGCCCACATCGACCCGGGCCACGCACGACTGGCAGCCCGCCTGGCGGACGCGCTCGGCGAGACGGAGTTCGCGGAGACGGCACGGGTGCTGGAACGGCTGGCCACGGTCCTGGACGACGTCGTCGACGCGGACGCGCGTACCGGCACCTCCGAGGCCTGA